The Arachis ipaensis cultivar K30076 chromosome B10, Araip1.1, whole genome shotgun sequence DNA window gaagtggttgtcaggcacgcgttcataggtgagaatggcgATGAGCGTCACatagtcatcacattcatcatgttcttgtgtgcgaatggatatcttagagaagaaataggcttgaattgaatagaaaaacaatagtactttgcattaattcatgaggaacagcagagctccacaccttaatctatggtgtgtagaaactctaccattgaaaatacataagtgatgaggtccaggcatggccgaatggttagcctccaaggtctaaggactaaacatccaAAGATGTCCAAAGATGatttctaatacaatagtaaaaggtcctatttatactaaactagttaatagggtttacagagataagtaaatgatgcagaaatccacttttggggcccacttggtgtgtgcttgggctgagcattgagctttcatctgtagagacttcttttggagttaaacgccaggttgtaacctgtttctggcgtttaactccagaatagggcagaaagctggcgttgaaagccagtttgcgtcatctaaactcgggcaaagtatatactattatatattgctggaaagccctggatgtctacttttcaactcaattgagagcgcgccatttggactcctgtagctccaaaaaatctactttgagtgcaggaaggtcagaatccaacagcatctgcagtccttctttagcctctgaatcagatttttgctcaagtccctcaatttcagccagaaagtacctgaaatcacagaaaaacacacaaactcatagtaaagtccaaaaatgtgatttttaattaaaaactaataaaaatatagtaaaaactaactaaatcatactaaaaactatgtaaaaacaatgccaaaaagcgtataaattatccgctcatcacaacaccaaacttaaattgttgcttgtccccaagaaactgaaaatcaaataggataaaaagaagagaatatactataaataccaaaatatcaatgaaacttagctccaataagatgagtgggactagtagctttttgcctcttgaatagttttggcatctcactttatccattgaagtttagaatgattggcatctataggaacttagattttagatagtgttattgattctcctagttcagtgtgttgattcttgaacacagctactttatgagtcttggcggtggccctaagcactctattttctagtattaccacccgatacatacatgccacagacacataactgggtgaaccttttcagattgtgactcagttttgctaaagtccccaattagaggtgtccagggttcttaagcacaatctttttttgctttggaccttgactttaaccgctcagtctcaagcttttggcttgacaccttcacgccataagcacatggtcagggacagcttggtttagctgcttaggccaggattttattcctttaggccctcctatccactgatgctcaaagccttggatcctttttattacccttgccttttggtttaaagggttactggctttttgctcttgccttttggttttaagagcttttggatttttctgcttgctttttctttttctttctttcttttttttttgccattttttttcttttttttttcgcaagcttttgtattcactgctttttcttgcttcaagaatcaattttatgattttttagattatcaataatatttctcatttttcatcattctttcaagagccaacatatttaacattcataaacaacaatatcaaaagacatatgcactgttcaagcattcattcagaaaacaaaacgtattgtcaccacatcaaaataattaaactaatttcaaggataaattcgaaattcatgtacttcttgttcttttgtatttaaagcatttttcatttaagaaaggtgatgaattcataggacattcatagctttaagacataaacacttaaacactaatgatcatgtaataaagacacaaacataaataaaacataaagcataaaaccgaaaaacaggaaaataagaacaaggagattaaggaacgggtccaccttagtgagggtggcgtcttcctcttcttgaagaaccaatggtgctcttgagctcctctatgtctcttccttgtctttgttgctcctccctcatagctatttgatcttctctaatctcatggaggatgatggagtgttcttggtgctccatccttagttgtcccatgttggaacttaattctcctaaggaagtgttgatttgctcccaatagttttgtggagggaagtgcatcccttgaggcatctcagggatttcatggtgaggaattttctcatgctcttgttgaggtccatgatctcttgtttgttccatctttttcttagtgatgggcttgtcctcatcaatgaggatgtctccctctatgtcaattccagccgaattgcagaggtggcaaatgaggtgaggaaaggctaaccttgccaaagtagaagacttgtcagccaccttatagagttcttgaggtataatctcatgaacttccacttcctccccaatcatgatactatggatcatgatggcccggtctatagtaactttagaccggttgctagtaggaatgattgagcattggatgaactccaaccatcctctagctacaggcttaaggtccggtcttctattgaaccggcttgcctcttgagtcaactttccattgagctccttccacacatatgtccatgaggacttggtccaacctttgatcaaagttgacccttctagtgtaggggcgtgcgttttcttgcatcattggcaagttgaatgccaaccttacattttccggactgaaatctaagtatttcccccgaaccatggtaagccaattctttggattcgggttcacactttgatcatggttcctagtgatccatgaatttgcatagaactcttgaaccattaagatcccgacttgttaaataggattagagagaacttcccatcctcttcttctaatctcttgtcggatctccagatattcgctctttttgagcttgaaaggaacctcagggatcactttcttcttggccacaacttcatagaagtggtcttgatggacctttgagatgaatctctctatctcccatgactcagaggtggaagaaattgccttccctttcctctttcttgaagtttctctggccttaggtaccattaatggtaatgaaaaaacaaaaagcaatgctttaccacaccaaacttaaaatttttgctcatccccgagcaaaagaagaaagaaagaaggagaagaggaagaaaaatggaggagagcgagagaggtgtgtattcggccaaggggaagaagaaagggttgtgttgggtgaaaaagaagaaggaatgaggggtttatataggagtggggggaggtttatggttcggccattagggttgggtttgggagggaaaagagtttgaattttggaggtaggtggggtttatggagaagagtggAGGGATGTGATTggttaagaggtgatggggaagagtgattgaggtgattggtgaagggtatttggggaagagggttatgaaaaggtgtgaagagagaGAGTTATGGTAGGTGGGGATCcggtggggtccacagatcctgtggggatcctgtgggatccacagatccagtggggtcaaggacttaacatccctgctccaattaggcgcgcaaaacgcccaaatgtagcctgtttctggcgtttaacgctaggttgatgcttgtttctagcgttaaatgccagcttggtgcttttttctggcgttaaacgccagacagatgcttgtttctggcgtttaaaggcCAGAGtgctcttcctctagggtgtcctgtttcttttgctgtttttgattctatttttaattttttagtaatttttgtgactccacatgatcatcagcctaaaaaaacataaaataacaatagaaaataaatagatataattaaataacattgggttgcctcccaacaagcgcttctttaatgtcaatagcttgacagtgagctctcatggagcctcacagatattcagagcattgttgggacctcccaacaccaaacctagagtttgaatgtggggtttcaacaccaaacttagagtttggttttggcctcccaacaccaaacttagagtttgactgtggggacttCGGTTGACTCTGAAGTGAGAggagcttttcatgcttactctccattgttacagaaggagatccttgagtgttaaacataaggttgtcctcattcagttgaaggaccaactctcctctgtccacatcaatcacagctttgctgtggctaggaagggtcttccaaggatgatggatttatcctcatccttcccagtgtctaggattatgaaatcagtaggaatgtaaaggccttcaacctttactaacacgtcctctacttgtccataagccattttcatggatttgtctgccatctctaatgagaaattggcagcctatacctcaaagattcctagtttctccattacagagagtggcattaagtttatgcctgaccccaggtcacacagagccttctcaaaggacatggtgcctatgttacagggaattaggaatttaccaggatcctgtttcttttgaggtagagtttgctgaaccaaggcatttagttccttgatgagcaatggaggttcatcctcccaagtctcattaccaaataatttggcattcagcttcatgattgctcctaaatattgagcaacttgctcttcagcaatgtcttcatcttcttcagaagatgaataatcattagagctcatgaatggtaaaaggaggttcaatggaatctctatagtctctagatgagcctcagattcctttggttcctcaaagaaaaactccttattggtcagtgaacgtcccaggaggtcttccttactaggattcacgtcctcctcctcctctttgggttcggccacaccaagtaaggtaatagccttgcactctctttttggattctcttctgtattgcttgggagagtactaggagggatttcagtgactcttttattcagctggcccacttgtgcctccaaatttctaatggaggaccttgtttcattcatgaaacttaaagtggccttagatagatcagagactatatttgctaagctagatggactctgcttagaattctctgtctgttgctgcgtggatgatggaaaaggcttgctattgctaaacctgttgcttccaccattattaaagccttgttgaggcttttgttgatccttccatgagaaatttggatgatttctccatgagggattataggtatttccatagggttcacccatgtaatttacctctgctattgcagggttctcaggatcataagcttcttcttcagaagatgcctctttagtactgttggatgcagcttgcaatccattcagactctgagaaatcatattgacttgctgagtcaatattttgttctgagccaatatggctttcatagcatcaatttcaagaattcccttcctctgaggcgtcccattactcacaggattcctttcagaattgtacatgaactggttatttgcaaccatgtcaatgagttcctgagcttctgcaggcattttctttaggtaaatggatccacctacagaatggtccaatgacatctttgataattcagatagaccatcatagaatatgtccaggatggtccattctgaaagcatgtcagaaggatactttttggtcagttgcttgtatctctcccaagcttcatagagggattcaccttctttctgtttgaaggtttgaacatccactctaagcttgctaagcttttgaggaggaaaaaacttggctaagaaagtcgtgaccagcttatcccaagagttcaggctatctttaggttaagagtccaaccatattctagctctgtctcttacagcaaatgggaaaagcataagcctgtagacctcgggatcaaccccattggtcttaacagtatcacagatttgcaagaatttagttaagaactgaaaaggatattCTGATgcaagtccatgaaacttgcagttctgttgtatcagagaaactaattgaggctttagctcaaaattgtttgctccaatggcaggggttgagatgcttcttccatgtaaattggaatttggtgcagtaaagtcaccaagcatcttccttgcattgttattgttttcggccatgtctccttctttttcgaaaatttctgtcagattttctccagagagttgtgctttagcttcccttagcttcctcttcagagtcctttcaggttcaggatcagctccaacaagaatgttcttatccttgttcctgctcatatgaaaaagaagagaacacaaaagaaaatatggaatcctctatgtcacagtatagagattccttatgtatgtataagaagagaagaatagaagaaggaaaagataaaaatttgaacacagaggagaagagtgggttcgaatttttgagtagaagagaagtgttagtagataaataaataaatagaagggggtgagagagagaagagttcaaaaataaaataaaataagaatatttttgtttttgtttttaatttaaaattaaagttaaaatttgaaaatatgaaaaggaataaaattaagattaaaatttaaaataattagttaatgaaaaaaattttgaaaaagaggttagtaattttcgaaaattagagagagaaaattagttaggtagttttgaaaaagataagaatcaaacaaaaaggtaagattaattgaaaaagatttgaaaatcaattttgaaaagataagaagttagataagaagttagaaaagattttgaaattgattttgaaaaagatgtgattgaaatttattttaaaaaagatttgaaaaagaaatttaaaaagatttgattttgaaaattaaagttgattacttgactaacaagaaacaaaaagatatgattttaaaatttaaatattgaacctttattaataggcaagtaacaaactttaaaatttttgaatcaatcacattaattgttagtaaagattttgaaattatgaaacaaaataagaaaaagatttttgaaaatcaatttgaaattttcgaaaatatgaaagaaaaattgaaaaagatttgatttttgaaaaagatttgaaaaagataggatttttaaattgaaaatttgatttgattcataagaaacaactagattttaaaaatttttgaaaaagtcaactcaaatttttgaattttatgagatgaaaaagggaaagatatttttttttatttttgaatttttaatgatgaaagagaaaaataataaaaagactcaaaacatgaaaattatgaatcaaaacacataatgcatgcaagaacactttgaatgtcaagatgaacatcaagaacactttgaatgtcaagatgaacaccaagaacttctttttgaaaatttttaagaaaagaaaaacatgcaagacaccaaacttaggaattttcaaactttagacactaacaaattgaaaatgtatatgaaaaacaagaaaagacacaaaacataaaaatgcgaAAATCAAACacagaagatcatcaagaacaacttgaagattatgaagaacatcatgcatgagttttcgaaaattttaagaaaatttaaaaatatgcaattaacaccaaacttaaaaattgacacaagactcaaacaagaaacatcaaattatttttgattttatgattttattaattttttttgtatatttttcgaaaattattttgaaaaagaaaataaggatttcaagatttttaataagaattccaagaatcatgcaatgttagtctaaagcttcggtccaggaaatagacatggcttactagccagccaagctttctgTGAaaacttcggtccaaaacactagacatggccaatggctagccaaacttcagcagatacaaatcaggcatataacagctgattaGATGAGAGTCCAAGGACTCTTGCCATGATAaatggaagcctcagtccaaaaatttagacatggcttgacagccagccaggcttcaacatatcctgaagaaactctagaattcattcttaaaaattctgaagccatagaataatttatttttaaaaaaaaatttttttgaaaattttttgaaaataaaaagaataaaaacaaaaacttaaaattaagataaaattacctaatatgagcaacaagatgaaccgtcagttgtccaaactcaaacaatccccggcaacggcgccaaaaacttggtgcacgaaatcattatcgttcattccttggtaacgacgccaaaaacttcatgcgcacgttcataattttagttctttgtcacaacttcgcacaactaaccagcaagtgcactgggtcgtccaagtaataaaccttacgtgagtaagggtcgatcccacggagattgtcggcttgaagcaagctatggtcaccttgtaaatctcagtcaggcggatttaaatggttatggtgaattgataattaaaatataattaaaatataaaataggatagagatacttatgcaattcattggtgagaatttcagataagcgtatagagatgcttttgttccttctgaacctctgctttcctgatgtcttcatccaatcattcctactcctttccatggcaagctttatgtagggcatcaccattgtcaatggctacttcccgtcctctcagtgaaaatggtccaaaatgcgctgtcaaggcacagctaatcatctgtcggttctcgatcatactggaataggattcagtaattcttttgtgtctgtcactacgcccagcactcgcgagtttaaagctcatcacagccatcccttcccagatcctacttggaataccatagacaaggtttagactttccggatctcaagaatggccgccaataattctagcctataccacgaagactctgatcatagatcaggaggctaagagatacacattcaagcttgtttgtatgtagaacggaaatggttgtcaggcatgcgttcataggtgagaatggtgatgagcgtcacataatcatcacattcatcatgttcttgtgtgcgaatggatatcttagagaagaaataggcttgaattgaatagaaaaacaatagtactttgcattaattcatgaggaacagcagagctccacacgttaatctatggtgtgtagaaactctaccgttgaaaatacataagtgatgaggtccaggcatggccgaatagccagcctccaaggtctagggactaaacgtccaaagatgtctaaagATGatttctaatacaatagtaaaaggtcctatttatactaaactagatactagggtttacagagataagtaaatgatgcagaaatccacttctagggcccacttggtgtgtgcctgggctgagcattgagctttcatgtgtagagacttgttttggagttaaacgccaggttgtaacctgtttctggcgtttaattccagaatagggcaggaagctggcgttaaacgccagtttgcgtcatctaaactcgggcaaggtatagactattatatattactggaaagccctggatgtctactttccaacgaaattgagagcacgccatttgggctcctgtagctccagaaaatccactttgaatgcagggaggtcagaatccaacagcatctgcagtccttcttcagcctctgaatcagatttttgctcaagtccctcaatttcagccagaaagtacctgaaatcacagaaaaacacacaaaatcatagtaaagtctagaaatatgatttttaattaaaaactaacaaaaatatactaaaaactaactaaatcatactaaaaactttgtaaaaacaatgccaaaaagcgtataaattatccgctcatcagctgccAACATACTCATAGCATTGCGTCATTGTTTTCAACCTTGACAGATTACTGTAGAAAGGATAAATGAAAAATATATTAGATAAAGATTGATAATAAAAACAATCATAATTATATATAGATAATGTTACATCATTGTTATACTATATTTTAAAAAAGTATACATGTCATTAGAGTTTATACAAGCAAATGCTATCCTAATTTACCATTTGACATGATTCTTTTAAATCTAATCCATCCCTAGTCTTTATCAATAACTAGTTTTGTTCTTTTCACAGACTTACACATGACTGATCAAGAACTAAGGGAGTTAACTCTAATCGATATCGAGAACATACTCAAAGGGTACAACAAAAGTTTGAGAGATGTCCCTTCGATGCCATTCCCAGATATGGATATATGTGCACAACAGTTGATGAACGCTGGTGTAAATAGGCTGATTTGTGACGAGCTTCGGTACGATAGGCGCAAATTGACTGTAGAACATGCAGATTATATGCAGAAGCTGACAGATGAACAAAAAATAGTCTATGAAAAGATTATGGTAGCTATGAACAGTGGTGAAGGCGGGGTTTTCTTCGTATATGGTTACGGTGGTACAGGAAAGACTTTTGTTTGGAAAACATTGGCTACGGGTATCAGATCCAAAGGTCAAATTGTGTTGATGGTTGCATAAAGTGGGATGGCATCTTTATTACTTCCGGGTGGTAGGACAGCACATTCGCGATTTGCAATCCCCCTTAATCTCGATGAGTTCTCAACATGTAATATAAAATAGAATAGCCCTTTGACTAAATTGATAATAAGGGCTAAACTTATTATATGGGACGAAGCTCCCATGATTAATAGACTTTGCATTGAAGCACTTGACAGGACAATGCAAGATATTCTAAGATTCAAGAATGTTCACAGTCTCGACCAGCCTTTTGGAGGTAAGACAGTTGTTTTTGGTGGTGATTTTCGACAAATATTACCTGTGATACCAAAGAGTAGCAGACAAGACATTGTTAATGCAATAATCAATTCCTCATATATATGGGATAGTTGTAAGTTGTTGTCACTCACGAGAAACATGCGTCTCCAAGTTGACATGGATGAGGAAAGAAACAATGAGATAAAAGAATTTGTTGAATGGATTTTGGCCGTTGGAGATGGCAGGTTTGGAacatccatggatgagattgacaAGATAAAAATTCCCGAAGATATTCTCATCAATGATTGGGATGATCCTATAGTCTCTATATGCAAAGCAACATACCCTGATTTGTTTTTGGGTGCAAATTGTGTATCCTATGTCAAAGAAAGAGCCATACTTGCACCCACACTCCAAATGATGGAtgaaataaataactatatgatgaGTTTGAACCCAGCAGAAGCTAAAACTTATTATAGTTCCGATACTACATGTCAAACAGAGGCGAACAATGACATTTTGACATCAATACATACACCTGAGTTCCTCAAAACAATCAGATGCTCTAGAGTGCCTAACCATGAACTAA harbors:
- the LOC107620735 gene encoding ATP-dependent DNA helicase PIF1-like produces the protein MINRLCIEALDRTMQDILRFKNVHSLDQPFGGKTVVFGGDFRQILPVIPKSSRQDIVNAIINSSYIWDSCKLLSLTRNMRLQVDMDEERNNEIKEFVEWILAVGDGRFGTSMDEIDKIKIPEDILINDWDDPIVSICKATYPDLFLGANCVSYVKERAILAPTLQMMDEINNYMMSLNPAEAKTYYSSDTTCQTEANNDILTSIHTPEFLKTIRCSRVPNHELTLKVGTPIMLLRKIDHSAGLCNGTRLVITNLGKHIIEAKSLSGNGLGEKVYIPRMTLTPFDNRIPFRFQRRQFSIMVSYAMSINKSQGQSLSNVGLILKKPVFTHGQLYVAVSRVTHRRGLKILICHNEHKTTEIDNVVYKKVFRNLA